A single region of the Sorghum bicolor cultivar BTx623 chromosome 9, Sorghum_bicolor_NCBIv3, whole genome shotgun sequence genome encodes:
- the LOC110430439 gene encoding uncharacterized protein LOC110430439, whose amino-acid sequence MYFDGSLMKTGAGAGLLFISHLGVHMRYVIRIHFAASNNVAEYEALVNELRIAIELGVRRLNIRGDSQLVIDQAMKASSCHNPKMEAYSKEVHKLQDKFHGLELVHVAWRYNEAADELAKIASTRGTVPPDAFSRDLLEPSVDLGTGAGIKTSTPEPTDAIEALLTAAEKIELRPVVSLNGLNHM is encoded by the exons atgtatttcgacgggtcactcatgaagacaGGGGCTGGGGcaggcctgctattcatctcgcaTCTTggtgtccacatgaggtacgtcatcCGAATACACTTTGCCGCGTCAAATAATgttgcagaatacgaggccctcgtcaacgagCTAAGgattgccatcgagctaggggtCCGACGCCTCAACATTCGAGGTGACTCTCAGCTAGTCATTGACCAGGCCATGAAAGCCTCGAGTTGCCATAATCCAAAAATGGAGGCTTACTCCAAGGAAGTACACAAGCTtcaggacaagttccatggcctcgagctcgttcaCGTCGCATGGCGATACAATGAAGCGGCTGATGAGCTTGCCAAAATCGCCTCTACTCGAGGCACAGTCCCACCGGATGCATTCTCAAGAGACCTTCTCGAGCCATCTGTCGACCTAGGCACAGGGGCTGGCATCAAAACATCCACTCCTGAGCCCACCGACGCAATCGAGGCCCTGCTAACGGCAGCAGAG AAGATCGAGCTgaggcccgtcgtatcgctcAACGGGCtaaatcatatgtaa